A stretch of bacterium DNA encodes these proteins:
- a CDS encoding TIM-barrel domain-containing protein, with protein MRYDPFRAFRRLESLRLEATTRHAARFATDAGPLEVASYAPGILRLRWGSGSGPDYGLLAAAPTPVDLECRETGDGCRVAAGDVVLELRPAPLRVRLLRENRVVLEAADDGHIHGGLRLPAFGVCETARPPASVAAFALGSGEAVYGLGEKYGPLNRRGQRVVSWNEDAWGVNAEASYKNVPFAWSPAGWGVFINTPARVVHGVGYPEWSHRAYVVLVEEPGLDLFLLTAETPAGLLDRFTHVTGRAPVPPRWSLGVWMSRAFYRTADEALDAARTLRQRRIPCDVLVLDGRAWLKVETRFAFEWDPDRYPDPGGFIRNVKALGFRLCLWEYPYVSIHNPRFAELAQRGYFLRDAQGAPYVYAWDDEPFGSLLTPLPPSGLVDFTNPDAYAWYRDAHRPLFEAGVDVMKTDFGEQIPEDARAHNGERGSRLHNVYPVLYNRCVYESTARYATGGAIVWGRSGWTGSQRYPVQWGGDPQADWEGLAASIRGGLSWGMSGAPYYSHDIGGFFGPSPAPELYVRWVQAGVMCSHTRFHGTTPREPWHFGEEAERIVRGWLEWRYRLLPYLESCAIAASTTGLPVMRAMPLAFPDDRPAAAFDEQYMLGPSLLVAPVVRPGGQARIYLPAGTWFDLSDAPRFDAARGRRTLRGPATIEQRVPLDRMPLYGRDGCLLPLGPAAQHAGELEAGAELSELVVFGLPRVELALSGSAFELTVRGDGCRIHPLANRVRVSPLGDVRVERRDGGVDCLTVE; from the coding sequence GTGCGGTACGATCCGTTTCGCGCGTTTCGCCGGCTCGAATCGCTCCGGCTCGAGGCCACGACGCGCCACGCGGCGCGCTTCGCGACCGACGCGGGTCCGCTCGAGGTCGCGTCGTATGCACCGGGGATTCTCCGCCTGCGATGGGGGAGCGGCTCCGGGCCCGACTACGGCCTGCTGGCCGCGGCCCCCACCCCCGTCGACCTGGAGTGCCGCGAGACGGGCGACGGGTGCCGCGTCGCCGCCGGGGACGTCGTCCTCGAGCTTCGTCCCGCCCCGCTGCGCGTGCGCCTGCTCCGTGAGAATCGCGTCGTGCTCGAGGCCGCGGACGACGGCCACATCCACGGCGGACTCCGGCTTCCGGCGTTCGGCGTGTGCGAGACGGCACGCCCGCCGGCGTCGGTGGCGGCGTTCGCCCTGGGGAGCGGGGAAGCGGTGTACGGGCTCGGCGAGAAGTACGGCCCGCTGAACCGCCGCGGGCAGCGGGTCGTGTCCTGGAACGAGGATGCCTGGGGCGTGAACGCGGAGGCGTCGTACAAGAACGTGCCGTTTGCCTGGAGCCCTGCCGGGTGGGGCGTGTTCATCAATACCCCGGCCCGGGTGGTGCACGGCGTCGGCTACCCGGAATGGTCCCACCGGGCGTACGTCGTCCTCGTCGAGGAGCCGGGGCTCGATCTCTTTCTCCTGACCGCAGAGACGCCCGCCGGCCTGCTGGACCGGTTTACGCACGTCACCGGCCGCGCGCCCGTCCCGCCGCGGTGGAGCCTGGGCGTGTGGATGTCGAGGGCCTTCTACCGGACGGCCGATGAGGCGCTCGACGCGGCGAGAACGCTCCGGCAGCGGCGTATCCCCTGCGACGTCCTTGTGCTGGACGGGCGGGCCTGGCTCAAAGTTGAGACCCGCTTTGCGTTCGAGTGGGACCCCGACCGGTATCCGGATCCCGGCGGATTCATCCGCAACGTGAAGGCGCTCGGCTTTCGCTTGTGCCTGTGGGAGTACCCGTATGTTTCGATTCACAACCCGCGCTTCGCCGAGCTCGCGCAGCGCGGGTATTTTCTGCGCGACGCGCAGGGCGCGCCGTACGTGTACGCGTGGGACGACGAGCCGTTCGGATCCCTGCTCACGCCGCTTCCGCCGAGCGGGCTCGTGGACTTCACGAATCCCGACGCGTATGCGTGGTATCGCGACGCGCACCGTCCGTTGTTCGAGGCCGGCGTGGACGTGATGAAGACCGACTTCGGCGAGCAGATTCCCGAGGACGCGCGCGCCCACAACGGCGAGCGGGGGTCGCGCCTCCACAACGTGTACCCGGTGCTCTACAACCGGTGCGTGTACGAGTCGACCGCCCGCTACGCGACGGGCGGGGCGATCGTCTGGGGACGCTCGGGATGGACGGGCAGTCAACGGTACCCGGTGCAGTGGGGCGGCGACCCGCAGGCCGATTGGGAAGGGCTCGCGGCGAGCATCCGGGGCGGGCTCTCGTGGGGCATGAGCGGGGCCCCCTACTACAGCCACGACATCGGCGGGTTCTTCGGTCCGTCCCCGGCGCCGGAGCTGTACGTGCGCTGGGTGCAGGCCGGCGTGATGTGCTCGCACACGCGGTTCCACGGCACGACGCCGCGGGAGCCGTGGCACTTCGGCGAAGAGGCGGAGCGGATTGTCCGAGGATGGCTGGAATGGCGGTACCGGTTGCTGCCCTATCTCGAGTCGTGCGCGATCGCGGCCTCGACGACGGGCCTGCCGGTGATGCGCGCGATGCCGCTCGCGTTCCCCGACGACCGGCCGGCCGCGGCATTCGACGAGCAATACATGCTCGGTCCGTCACTACTGGTCGCACCGGTGGTGCGGCCCGGGGGACAGGCGCGGATCTACCTGCCGGCGGGGACGTGGTTCGATCTCTCCGATGCCCCGCGGTTCGACGCCGCGCGGGGCAGGCGGACCCTTCGCGGACCGGCGACGATCGAGCAGCGGGTGCCCCTCGACCGGATGCCGCTGTACGGCCGGGACGGGTGTCTCCTGCCGCTCGGGCCCGCAGCGCAGCACGCGGGCGAACTCGAGGCCGGTGCGGAGCTGTCGGAACTTGTCGTGTTTGGCCTGCCCCGGGTGGAACTCGCGCTGTCCGGATCCGCGTTCGAGCTGACCGTTCGTGGGGACGGTTGCCGCATTCATCCCCTGGCCAACCGCGTGCGCGTGTCCCCGCTGGGGGATGTGCGGGTGGAGCGGCGTGACGGCGGCGTCGATTGCCTGACGGTCGAGTGA
- a CDS encoding fucose isomerase: MIRVGYVPIVRPLFRGARMGLWEASRRTLADLAPRLGFELAYASEPATDGAQARACAAEARRADLDLLLVQHVTFATGDVVTPLLDVPVPLALWALPEATTAGPLPQNALCGLNLSMSLRRARPAPLVWLYGAPDDPVVPRRLDRLLRAARGWRALTRGRLLWIGGAAPGFFRFDQRPALSIRVDQAPLEAVFETLSRIPDDEVDARLTELAEPSDLPIETLRRSVRLELALAALARGYDGVALRCWPELPDTAGTMACAAFAWLGDRGVPMACEGDASGLAAMVAMAAVTARPAVLLDLTHVQGEDLIFWHCGNAPRAWAAGETRLIAHFNRGVPAVRHMRLRPGPASGVRFLEEAQAVVYAGTVHAGRDGYDGVTGTVGDLRWGGTAISAREFVASVLNHRIPHHFAWGMGDVEDVLTELCAWLGLRVLPPSTEGAIR; encoded by the coding sequence ATGATCAGGGTGGGATACGTCCCCATCGTCCGGCCCCTCTTCCGGGGCGCCCGGATGGGGTTGTGGGAGGCGAGCCGCCGCACCCTCGCCGATCTTGCTCCGCGGCTCGGCTTTGAGTTGGCCTACGCGTCCGAGCCCGCGACCGACGGTGCCCAGGCGCGCGCCTGTGCCGCCGAGGCGCGCCGCGCGGATCTGGACCTGCTTCTGGTCCAGCACGTGACGTTCGCGACCGGCGACGTGGTCACGCCGCTGCTCGATGTGCCGGTCCCGCTCGCGCTGTGGGCGCTGCCGGAGGCGACGACTGCGGGGCCCCTTCCGCAGAACGCGCTGTGCGGACTCAACCTCAGCATGAGCCTTCGCCGCGCCCGCCCCGCTCCGCTCGTCTGGCTGTACGGTGCTCCCGACGACCCCGTGGTGCCGCGCCGGCTCGACCGGCTCCTGCGTGCCGCGCGCGGGTGGCGGGCGCTCACGCGCGGCCGGCTCCTGTGGATCGGCGGGGCGGCGCCCGGGTTCTTCCGGTTCGATCAACGGCCGGCCCTCTCCATACGCGTCGACCAAGCCCCGCTCGAGGCGGTGTTCGAGACGCTCTCCCGGATTCCCGACGACGAGGTGGACGCGCGTCTCACCGAACTCGCCGAGCCGTCCGACCTCCCGATCGAGACGCTCCGCCGATCGGTCCGGCTCGAGCTCGCGCTCGCCGCGCTCGCACGCGGATACGACGGTGTCGCTCTGCGCTGCTGGCCCGAGCTGCCCGACACCGCGGGCACCATGGCGTGCGCGGCGTTCGCCTGGCTGGGAGACCGGGGGGTCCCGATGGCCTGTGAAGGGGACGCCTCAGGGCTTGCGGCGATGGTGGCGATGGCCGCGGTCACCGCGCGGCCGGCGGTCCTGCTCGACCTGACGCACGTGCAGGGGGAGGACCTCATATTCTGGCACTGCGGGAACGCGCCGCGCGCCTGGGCGGCGGGGGAGACCCGGCTCATCGCCCACTTCAACCGGGGCGTTCCCGCGGTGCGCCATATGCGGCTCCGGCCGGGCCCGGCGAGCGGCGTGCGGTTTCTCGAAGAGGCGCAGGCGGTGGTCTACGCGGGGACGGTTCACGCGGGCCGGGACGGGTACGACGGGGTGACCGGGACCGTTGGAGACCTGCGGTGGGGAGGGACGGCGATCTCGGCCCGCGAGTTTGTCGCGAGCGTGCTCAACCACCGCATCCCGCACCACTTTGCCTGGGGCATGGGCGACGTCGAAGACGTGCTGACTGAATTGTGCGCGTGGCTCGGCCTGCGGGTCCTCCCTCCGTCGACGGAGGGCGCGATTCGGTAG
- a CDS encoding carbohydrate ABC transporter permease, protein MAGRRPLGRIAFAALVVLVVAYSVGPYVWTLLTSLKTERELYQFPVTYLPHAPTLTNYVHVFSGNPFGRFLLNSCIVSITSTVLCLFLAVFASYAFARLRFPGSRIVLLGILTVAMIPLITVIVPLYVLVRGLGLLNTYGGLIGPYITWSLPVAIFILTAFFREIPRDLEEAASIDGCSRVETLWRIIAPLAAPGLVTAGIIVFVNTWNEFLVALTLTSSTEMRTITVGIALFQGEFAFPWGVISAAVLLATIPIVGVILAGQRLVIRGLTAGAVKG, encoded by the coding sequence ATGGCCGGCCGGCGCCCCCTCGGCAGGATCGCCTTCGCGGCGCTCGTCGTTCTGGTCGTCGCCTACTCCGTCGGCCCGTACGTCTGGACGCTGCTCACCTCGCTCAAGACCGAACGCGAGCTGTACCAGTTTCCGGTGACCTACCTGCCGCACGCGCCGACCCTGACCAACTACGTCCACGTGTTCAGCGGGAATCCGTTCGGCCGGTTCCTCCTCAACAGCTGCATCGTCTCGATCACCTCGACGGTGCTCTGCCTGTTCCTGGCGGTCTTCGCCTCCTATGCGTTCGCGCGCCTCAGGTTTCCCGGGAGCCGGATCGTCTTGCTCGGGATCCTCACGGTCGCCATGATTCCGTTGATCACGGTGATCGTGCCGCTGTACGTGCTCGTCCGCGGGCTGGGGCTCTTGAATACCTACGGCGGCCTGATCGGTCCGTACATCACCTGGTCGCTGCCGGTCGCGATCTTCATCCTGACGGCGTTCTTCCGCGAGATCCCGCGCGACCTCGAAGAAGCGGCGTCGATCGACGGGTGCAGCCGGGTGGAGACCCTGTGGCGGATCATCGCGCCGCTCGCGGCCCCGGGACTCGTCACCGCGGGCATCATCGTGTTCGTGAACACCTGGAACGAGTTTCTGGTCGCGCTGACGCTCACCAGCAGCACCGAGATGCGCACGATCACCGTGGGGATCGCGCTCTTCCAAGGCGAGTTCGCGTTCCCCTGGGGCGTGATTTCCGCGGCGGTGCTGCTGGCGACGATCCCGATCGTCGGCGTGATCCTGGCCGGGCAGCGGCTCGTGATCCGCGGGCTCACCGCGGGCGCGGTGAAAGGGTAG
- a CDS encoding sugar ABC transporter permease, translating into MAGQLGRRLAVAEAGGPARMLRRWTAGELTETELAIVLLLPCLLFLGMFAFYPIVNAFWTSLHRLRLDQPQAGVPFVGLRNFTQVLRDAEAGHAIGVTLAYVVVTVAAQFALGLGIALVVNRTVRAKGVVRAVTLLPWTLAPALAGQMWRWLFNDSAGVINDLLHRAGLISRPVIWLGAPHLAFAAVATAASWGAASYMALILLAGLQSIPEELYEASSLDGASPLRAFFAVTLPLLQGAILVSLVLRTLGALQAFDIIFPMTGGGPGNATETFAFYVYENTFQFLNFGYGAALSVILLLLALGFAAMYYRALAPRD; encoded by the coding sequence GTGGCCGGGCAGCTCGGGCGGCGCCTCGCGGTCGCGGAGGCCGGCGGCCCCGCCCGGATGCTGCGCCGTTGGACGGCCGGCGAGCTGACCGAAACCGAGCTGGCGATCGTCCTGCTTCTTCCGTGCCTGCTGTTCCTCGGAATGTTCGCGTTCTACCCGATCGTCAACGCCTTCTGGACCAGTCTGCACCGTCTGCGACTCGACCAGCCGCAGGCGGGCGTGCCTTTCGTGGGGCTGCGGAACTTCACCCAGGTGCTCCGGGATGCCGAGGCCGGGCACGCGATCGGGGTCACGCTCGCCTACGTGGTCGTGACGGTGGCGGCGCAGTTCGCGCTCGGGTTGGGGATCGCCCTCGTCGTCAACCGCACCGTGCGGGCCAAAGGTGTCGTGCGGGCGGTCACCCTGCTTCCCTGGACGCTGGCGCCGGCCCTCGCCGGCCAGATGTGGCGGTGGCTGTTCAACGACTCCGCGGGCGTGATCAACGATCTGCTGCACCGCGCCGGCCTCATCAGCCGCCCCGTCATCTGGCTCGGGGCGCCGCATCTCGCGTTCGCGGCGGTCGCCACCGCGGCCTCATGGGGAGCGGCGTCCTACATGGCGTTGATTCTGCTCGCGGGGCTGCAGAGCATCCCCGAGGAGTTGTACGAGGCCAGCAGCCTCGACGGCGCCTCGCCGCTGCGGGCCTTCTTCGCCGTGACGCTGCCGCTGCTGCAGGGTGCGATCCTGGTCTCGCTCGTCCTGCGGACGCTCGGGGCCCTGCAGGCGTTCGACATCATCTTCCCGATGACCGGCGGCGGCCCCGGCAACGCGACGGAGACGTTCGCCTTCTATGTGTACGAGAATACCTTTCAGTTCCTAAACTTCGGGTACGGCGCCGCGCTGTCGGTGATCCTGCTTCTTCTGGCGCTGGGGTTTGCCGCGATGTATTATCGCGCGCTCGCGCCGCGCGACTGA
- a CDS encoding ABC transporter substrate-binding protein has product MNARTLAVLVAVAVPIATISPQTQAQAPVTITWSTLGQGGQAVSDVYRPLAQQFERQNPGIRVNLQILPGTSGEQYNRYVTLFAAKDPSVDVLAIDVIWPAPMAAAGWLAPLDRWFTPDKRTVFLPGAIRANTIGGRLYGVPWYTDAGLLYYRKDLLAKYGAKVPTTWEELIATAKRITEGEKDPQLAGFLFQGAKIEALADFYYEVLWSNGGDVLDPGGKVIVDNAKGVAALNFILDLVRKDKVSPSGVATLSTDDSRIAFQEGRAVFLRNWTYAYDLFQGSGSKVAGQVGIAPLPKGAAGRSASTLGGWQLAISAFSRHKEAAWKFVEFMTGRVAEKSMALQLSTVPTRKDIFDDPEVKRRAPQAPDMLKAVLSATPRAQIADYPRMSAIIQTNLQAALTNQMSADDAVKRMAREIRSLLSR; this is encoded by the coding sequence ATGAACGCACGCACGCTGGCTGTGCTCGTAGCGGTGGCTGTGCCGATCGCGACGATCTCCCCGCAGACTCAGGCCCAAGCGCCGGTGACCATCACCTGGTCCACGCTGGGACAGGGTGGTCAGGCAGTCTCAGACGTCTACCGGCCGTTGGCGCAACAGTTCGAGCGGCAGAACCCGGGCATTCGGGTGAATCTGCAGATCCTGCCCGGGACCTCCGGCGAGCAATACAACCGGTACGTGACGCTGTTCGCGGCCAAAGATCCGTCGGTCGACGTCCTGGCCATCGACGTGATCTGGCCGGCCCCGATGGCGGCCGCCGGCTGGCTCGCCCCGCTCGACCGGTGGTTCACGCCCGATAAGCGAACGGTCTTCCTCCCCGGCGCGATCCGCGCGAACACCATCGGGGGCAGGCTCTACGGCGTGCCGTGGTACACCGACGCCGGCCTCCTCTATTACCGGAAGGATCTCCTCGCGAAATACGGGGCGAAGGTCCCGACGACGTGGGAGGAGCTTATCGCGACCGCGAAGCGGATCACAGAGGGCGAGAAAGACCCCCAACTCGCCGGCTTCCTGTTTCAGGGCGCTAAGATCGAGGCGCTCGCGGACTTCTACTACGAAGTGCTGTGGAGCAACGGCGGCGACGTGCTCGACCCGGGCGGCAAGGTGATCGTCGATAACGCCAAAGGCGTCGCGGCGTTGAACTTCATCCTCGATCTGGTCCGCAAAGACAAGGTTTCGCCGTCGGGGGTCGCCACGCTCTCTACCGATGATTCGCGCATCGCGTTCCAGGAGGGGCGCGCGGTGTTTCTTCGGAACTGGACGTACGCCTACGACCTGTTCCAGGGGAGCGGCTCCAAGGTCGCCGGCCAGGTCGGCATCGCGCCGCTGCCCAAGGGGGCCGCGGGGCGCAGCGCGTCCACGCTCGGCGGATGGCAGCTGGCGATCAGCGCGTTCTCGCGCCACAAGGAGGCCGCCTGGAAGTTCGTCGAGTTCATGACGGGCCGGGTGGCCGAGAAAAGCATGGCGTTGCAACTCAGCACCGTCCCGACGCGGAAGGACATCTTCGACGACCCGGAGGTCAAGCGGCGCGCGCCTCAGGCGCCCGATATGCTCAAGGCCGTGCTCAGCGCGACGCCTCGGGCGCAGATCGCCGATTACCCGCGGATGTCCGCGATCATCCAGACGAACCTGCAGGCCGCGCTCACGAACCAGATGTCCGCGGACGATGCGGTCAAACGGATGGCCCGGGAGATCCGGTCGCTCTTGAGCCGGTAG
- a CDS encoding GMC family oxidoreductase, which translates to MSETRHFDVIIIGTGAGGGTLAYRLAPSGKRILLLERGDWLRREKDNWDSRAVFVEARYRADETWYDGRGGSFHPGIHYCVGGNTKMYGAALLRLRREDFGEIRHHGGISPAWPLGYEDFEPYYTEAEHLYCVHGRHGVDPTEPPASAPYRYPPVSHEPRIQELADGLEGLGYHPFPLPLGILLDEEHGVPTHTSACVRCSAFDGFPCLVNGKADAQVICVDPALRYPNVQLLRRAYVRRLETGASGREVTAVHVDRDGAEEAYSAGIVVVACGAVNSAALLLRSANEKHPRGLANRSDVVGRHYMRHNNSAVLAISATPNPTVFQKTLGLNDFYHRADDWDYPLGHIQMLGKSDGEMIKAEAPDWAVWKPGLPLEVIARHSLDFWLTSEDLPDPENRVTLTADGAIVLHLKETNMEGHRRLHAKLRAMLEGVGCHDHLLPRALYLGKNIPIGGTAHQVGTVRFGRDPASSALDVNCKAHDLDNLYVVDGSFFVSSGGVNPALTIMANTLRVGDHLLDRLR; encoded by the coding sequence GTGTCTGAGACGCGGCACTTCGACGTGATCATCATCGGCACCGGCGCCGGAGGCGGAACGCTGGCGTACCGCCTGGCGCCGTCAGGCAAGCGCATCCTCCTCCTGGAGCGCGGCGACTGGCTGCGGCGGGAGAAGGACAACTGGGACTCCCGCGCCGTGTTCGTCGAGGCGAGGTACCGCGCCGATGAGACCTGGTACGACGGCCGCGGCGGCTCGTTTCATCCGGGCATCCATTATTGCGTCGGGGGCAACACCAAGATGTACGGCGCGGCCCTGCTGCGGCTGCGCCGTGAGGACTTCGGAGAGATCCGCCACCACGGCGGGATCTCCCCGGCGTGGCCGCTCGGCTATGAGGACTTCGAGCCCTACTACACGGAGGCGGAGCACCTGTACTGCGTGCACGGCCGGCACGGCGTCGATCCCACCGAGCCGCCGGCGAGCGCGCCGTACCGGTATCCGCCGGTCAGCCACGAGCCGCGCATTCAGGAGCTCGCGGACGGTCTCGAAGGGCTCGGGTACCATCCGTTTCCGCTTCCCCTCGGCATCCTGCTCGACGAGGAGCACGGCGTCCCCACCCATACGAGCGCGTGCGTGCGGTGCAGCGCCTTCGACGGGTTCCCGTGTCTGGTCAACGGCAAGGCCGACGCGCAGGTCATCTGCGTCGATCCGGCGCTGCGGTATCCGAACGTGCAACTCCTCAGGCGGGCCTACGTGCGCCGCCTGGAGACCGGCGCGTCCGGGCGGGAGGTGACCGCCGTCCACGTCGACCGCGACGGGGCCGAGGAAGCGTACTCGGCCGGCATCGTCGTGGTGGCGTGCGGGGCCGTGAACTCGGCGGCCCTCCTGCTGCGGTCGGCGAACGAGAAGCATCCGCGCGGGCTGGCGAACCGCTCGGACGTGGTCGGCCGGCACTACATGCGCCACAACAACTCGGCGGTCCTGGCGATCTCCGCCACGCCGAACCCCACCGTCTTTCAGAAGACGCTCGGGCTCAACGACTTCTATCATCGGGCCGACGATTGGGACTACCCGCTGGGGCACATCCAGATGCTGGGGAAGTCCGACGGGGAGATGATCAAGGCCGAAGCGCCGGATTGGGCGGTCTGGAAGCCGGGGTTGCCGCTCGAAGTCATCGCGCGGCACTCGCTGGATTTCTGGCTGACGTCCGAAGATCTTCCCGATCCCGAGAATCGGGTGACGCTCACCGCCGACGGCGCGATCGTGCTGCACCTCAAGGAAACCAACATGGAGGGCCATCGACGGCTCCACGCCAAGCTCCGCGCGATGCTGGAGGGCGTGGGGTGCCACGACCACCTGCTGCCCCGCGCGCTCTATCTCGGGAAGAACATTCCGATCGGCGGCACAGCGCATCAGGTCGGGACGGTGCGGTTCGGACGCGATCCCGCCTCCTCCGCCCTGGACGTCAACTGCAAGGCGCACGATCTCGACAACCTCTACGTCGTGGACGGCAGCTTCTTCGTGTCGAGCGGGGGCGTAAACCCCGCGCTCACCATCATGGCCAACACCCTGCGGGTGGGCGACCATCTGCTGGACCGACTGCGCTGA